The Kiloniellales bacterium genome includes a window with the following:
- a CDS encoding haloacid dehalogenase type II, which produces MKLTDFKVLTFDCYGTLIDWERGIADALQPLVALGGLKMPENELLQVYASHESAQQRATPGLRYPELLTQVHEQLAARFEIDAPAEMHRTFGDSVKHWPAFADSAAALQYLQKFYKLVILSNVDRTSFAASNEKLGVTFDAIYTAEDVGSYKPDPRNFKYMLEHLKSDLGLEKADILHTAQSLFHDHEQARAFGLATAWIDRRHDQGGWGATMPPGEKPAVDFHFTSMAALAKAHQEALREG; this is translated from the coding sequence ATGAAACTCACCGACTTCAAGGTTCTCACCTTCGACTGCTACGGCACGCTGATCGACTGGGAGCGGGGCATCGCCGACGCGCTCCAGCCGCTGGTCGCCCTCGGCGGCCTCAAGATGCCCGAGAACGAGCTGCTCCAGGTCTACGCCAGCCACGAGTCGGCCCAGCAGAGGGCGACGCCGGGCCTGCGCTATCCCGAGCTCCTGACCCAGGTCCACGAGCAGCTCGCCGCGCGTTTCGAGATCGACGCCCCGGCCGAGATGCACCGGACCTTCGGCGACTCGGTGAAGCACTGGCCGGCCTTCGCGGACTCCGCCGCCGCGCTGCAGTATCTCCAGAAGTTCTACAAGCTGGTGATCCTGTCCAACGTCGACCGGACCTCCTTCGCCGCCAGCAACGAGAAGCTGGGCGTCACCTTCGACGCGATCTACACGGCCGAGGACGTCGGCTCCTACAAGCCGGACCCGCGAAACTTCAAGTACATGCTGGAGCACCTGAAGTCCGACCTGGGCCTGGAGAAGGCCGATATCCTGCACACGGCCCAGAGCCTGTTCCACGACCACGAGCAGGCCCGCGCCTTCGGCCTGGCCACGGCCTGGATCGACCGGCGCCACGACCAGGGCGGCTGGGGCGCCACCATGCCGCCGGGCGAGAAGCCGGCCGTGGACTTCCACTTCACCTCCATGGCCGCCCTCGCCAAGGCGCACCAGGAAGCCCTGCGCGAGGGCTAG
- a CDS encoding GIY-YIG nuclease family protein translates to MAAWVYILRCSDRSYYVGSTRKALEQRVGEHQTGIVKGYTRRRRPLRLVYAQEFDRITDAIAAERQLKGWSRAKKEALIKGDMALLRELSRGRNHHPSTSSG, encoded by the coding sequence GTGGCGGCGTGGGTCTACATTTTGCGCTGCTCGGACCGGAGCTACTACGTCGGCTCGACCCGAAAAGCGCTGGAACAGCGCGTGGGCGAGCATCAGACCGGTATCGTCAAGGGCTATACACGGCGGCGAAGGCCGTTGCGCCTGGTCTACGCCCAGGAGTTCGACCGCATTACCGATGCCATTGCCGCCGAGCGGCAGCTGAAGGGATGGAGCCGGGCAAAGAAGGAAGCCCTGATCAAGGGCGACATGGCGTTGCTGAGAGAGCTGTCACGGGGCCGCAACCATCACCCTTCGACAAGCTCAGGGTGA
- a CDS encoding Xaa-Pro peptidase family protein, with protein MAIQAAPATSKPNRARQHGAMEYSEPPVDLDVVRLYRLSRLREELKARDCAGLLLFDQINTRYATDATNMQIWCSHYETRCVFVATEGPVVLFDYANHPHLAEDLPTVDEYRTMSSFYYFAAADRGEEKARIFADQIVDLLARHGGGNKRLAVDRLSHMGCDALRAQGIELCHGEEVAEQARAIKSAEELALMRAAVAVCEEGMRAMRECLVPGITENALWAKLHETNIRLGGEWIETRLLSSGPRTNPWFRECSMRPIEKGDLVSFDTDLIGPYGYCADISRAWVCGDRPTDEQRRLYAASYEQIQHNKALLKPGKSFREVSETAWPIPEEFLSNRYGSLIHGVGLADEYPSMKHWPDFEARGYEGIIEEGMTLCVESFIGVEGGKEGVKLEEQVLVTADGIESLSTYPMEEDWL; from the coding sequence ATGGCAATCCAAGCCGCCCCCGCGACCTCGAAGCCCAACCGCGCGCGCCAGCACGGCGCCATGGAGTACTCCGAGCCGCCTGTCGACCTCGACGTCGTCCGGCTCTACCGGCTCAGCCGGCTGCGCGAGGAGCTCAAGGCCCGGGACTGCGCCGGCCTGCTGCTGTTCGACCAGATCAACACGCGCTACGCGACCGACGCCACCAACATGCAGATCTGGTGCTCCCACTACGAGACCCGCTGCGTCTTCGTCGCGACCGAGGGGCCCGTCGTTCTCTTCGACTACGCCAACCACCCGCACCTGGCCGAAGACCTGCCGACGGTCGACGAGTACCGTACCATGTCGAGCTTCTACTACTTCGCGGCGGCGGACCGGGGCGAGGAGAAGGCGCGGATCTTCGCCGACCAGATCGTCGACCTCCTGGCCAGGCACGGCGGCGGCAACAAGCGTCTCGCGGTCGACCGCCTTTCCCACATGGGCTGCGACGCGCTGCGCGCCCAGGGCATCGAGCTCTGCCACGGCGAGGAGGTGGCGGAACAGGCCCGTGCCATCAAGTCGGCCGAGGAGCTGGCCCTGATGCGGGCCGCGGTAGCGGTCTGCGAGGAAGGCATGAGGGCCATGCGCGAGTGCCTGGTACCGGGCATCACCGAGAACGCGCTCTGGGCCAAGCTGCACGAGACCAACATCCGCCTCGGCGGCGAGTGGATCGAGACCCGCCTGCTCTCCTCCGGCCCGCGCACCAACCCCTGGTTCCGCGAGTGCTCCATGCGGCCGATCGAGAAGGGCGACCTCGTCAGCTTCGACACCGACCTGATCGGGCCCTACGGCTACTGCGCCGACATCTCCCGGGCCTGGGTCTGCGGCGACAGACCGACCGACGAGCAGCGCCGGCTCTATGCCGCCAGCTACGAGCAGATCCAGCACAACAAGGCGCTGCTCAAGCCGGGCAAGAGCTTCCGCGAGGTCTCGGAGACAGCCTGGCCGATCCCCGAGGAGTTCCTCTCGAACCGCTACGGCAGCCTGATCCACGGCGTCGGCCTGGCCGACGAGTACCCCTCCATGAAGCACTGGCCCGACTTCGAAGCGCGCGGCTACGAGGGGATCATCGAGGAAGGCATGACGCTCTGCGTCGAGTCCTTCATCGGCGTCGAGGGCGGCAAGGAAGGCGTCAAGCTGGAGGAGCAGGTCCTGGTCACCGCCGACGGAATCGAGAGCCTCTCGACCTATCCCATGGAGGAGGACTGGCTTTAG
- a CDS encoding 5-guanidino-2-oxopentanoate decarboxylase: protein MSDQLTCGEALVRLLEAYGVVQVFGIPATHIIELYRGLHGRPVRHVLARHEQGAGFMAEGYARLSGKPGVCFLATGPGLLNAATPIASAHNDSLPLLVVTSNLALTSLGKGWGDGHEMRDQRGLTESITAFSATAYSPADLPDLVARAFAVFASGRPRPVHIEIPTDVLAGSVAAADFKSQWRARGVSRSPAPAPEALAEAAGLIDRAKKRLLYVGGGTARCAKEIRALAEHLAAPVINTVGGIGCFPGSHPLSLGAAMSFEAGRKVAERADVLIALGTEMGVIDQWYAPLQPPEHLIRVDLDREKLADHHNAAVAIQADAGLTAAALTAATRAAPAGARKDAESRVAATRAAMTESLDPLEKRHAKVLATIRAALPEDSLFFGDMTQLAYTAARIGSFDRPRQYSHPLGFGCLGHALPNALGGKLAEPDRTAVVLVGDSGLLYTVQEMATAIDEDLPLIVVVWNNFALGEIRDGFLRRGIEPLAVTPKPPDHLALAESFGWRALRAHNHDALSKGLKSAADSGEATLIEILENDF, encoded by the coding sequence ATGTCCGATCAGCTGACCTGCGGCGAGGCCCTGGTGCGCCTGCTCGAGGCCTACGGCGTCGTGCAGGTCTTCGGCATCCCGGCGACCCACATCATCGAGCTCTACCGCGGCCTGCACGGCCGGCCGGTCCGCCACGTCCTGGCGCGCCACGAGCAGGGCGCGGGCTTCATGGCAGAGGGCTACGCGCGCTTGAGCGGCAAGCCCGGCGTCTGCTTCCTGGCGACCGGGCCGGGCCTCTTGAACGCGGCGACGCCGATCGCCTCGGCGCACAACGACTCCCTGCCCCTCCTGGTCGTGACGTCCAACTTGGCGCTTACCTCGCTCGGCAAGGGCTGGGGCGACGGCCACGAGATGCGCGACCAGCGCGGCCTGACCGAAAGCATCACCGCCTTCAGCGCCACGGCCTACAGCCCGGCCGACCTGCCCGATCTGGTGGCCCGGGCCTTCGCGGTCTTCGCCTCGGGCCGGCCGCGCCCGGTCCATATCGAGATCCCGACCGACGTGCTGGCCGGGAGCGTCGCTGCCGCCGACTTCAAAAGCCAATGGCGGGCGCGCGGCGTGAGCCGCTCCCCGGCGCCGGCGCCCGAGGCCCTCGCCGAGGCGGCCGGGCTGATCGACCGGGCGAAGAAGCGCCTGCTCTACGTCGGCGGCGGCACGGCGCGGTGCGCGAAGGAGATCCGCGCGCTGGCCGAGCACCTGGCGGCACCGGTGATCAACACGGTCGGCGGGATCGGCTGCTTTCCCGGCTCGCATCCGCTCTCCCTCGGCGCGGCCATGAGCTTCGAGGCGGGCCGGAAGGTGGCCGAAAGGGCCGACGTCCTGATCGCCCTGGGCACCGAGATGGGCGTGATCGACCAGTGGTACGCGCCGCTGCAGCCGCCCGAACACCTGATCCGGGTCGATCTCGACCGGGAGAAGCTGGCCGACCACCACAACGCCGCCGTCGCGATTCAGGCCGACGCCGGGCTGACCGCGGCGGCTCTTACCGCGGCGACCCGCGCCGCCCCAGCCGGCGCGCGCAAGGACGCCGAGAGCCGGGTCGCGGCGACCCGCGCGGCCATGACCGAGAGCCTCGACCCCCTGGAGAAACGCCACGCCAAGGTCCTGGCGACGATCCGGGCGGCCCTGCCCGAGGACAGCCTCTTCTTCGGCGACATGACCCAGCTGGCCTATACGGCGGCGCGGATCGGTAGCTTCGACCGGCCCCGCCAGTACAGCCATCCGCTCGGCTTCGGCTGCCTCGGCCACGCCCTGCCCAACGCCCTCGGCGGCAAGCTGGCCGAGCCGGACCGTACGGCCGTGGTCCTGGTCGGCGATTCCGGCCTGCTCTATACGGTGCAGGAGATGGCCACCGCGATCGACGAGGATCTGCCGCTCATCGTCGTGGTCTGGAACAACTTCGCCCTGGGCGAGATCCGCGACGGCTTCCTCCGGCGCGGGATCGAGCCCCTCGCGGTCACTCCGAAGCCGCCGGACCACCTGGCCCTGGCCGAGAGCTTTGGCTGGCGGGCTTTACGGGCGCATAACCATGACGCGCTATCCAAGGGGCTGAAGTCCGCTGCAGATTCGGGCGAGGCGACCCTGATCGAGATCCTCGAGAACGACTTCTAG
- a CDS encoding gamma-glutamyltransferase family protein, translating into MTAAFTTRPEILGTFGAVTSTHWLASASGMAMLERGGNAFDAAVAAGFVLQIVEPHLNGPGGEVPILLWPAGTDEPQVLCGQGVAPAAATIGRFRDLGLRLVPGTGLLPAMVPGAFDAWMQLLRDYGTLELEEVLAPAIGYAEEGFPLVARGVEAIWPVAGLFEKEWPSSAAVWLPDGRPPRPGARFATPAIAATYRRILEEAKPGADREARIEAAREAFYRGFVAEAIDRFYRDFEASDSSGRRHRGLLTGGDMAGWQAHYESPVFIDYHGCRVYKTGPWGQGPVFLQQLALLKGFDLAAMDPLGPDFAHTVIECAKLAFADRDVYYGDPDFVAVPLETLLSEGYNEARRKEISTAADEDLRPGDFQDVKARVARLLELAGSEVAEGQGGGEPTVADLAGFAPADGDTVHLDVIDRHGNMVSATPSGGWLQSAPVVPGLGFPLGTRGQMFWLSEELPSSLAPGKRPRTTLSPTMVARDGRPWLAIGTPGGDQQDQWSLTVFLRHLHHGLDLQAAIDAPQFHSRHMISSFHPRGREAKVVAAESRFSQGWFRTLTERGHVLARDEPWSIGRVCAAARDDGLIKAAANPRFMQGYAVGR; encoded by the coding sequence ATGACCGCCGCTTTCACCACCCGACCGGAAATCCTCGGCACTTTCGGGGCCGTCACCTCGACCCACTGGCTCGCCTCGGCCAGCGGCATGGCCATGTTGGAACGCGGCGGCAACGCCTTCGACGCCGCCGTCGCCGCCGGCTTCGTGCTGCAGATCGTCGAGCCCCACCTGAACGGCCCAGGCGGCGAGGTGCCGATCCTGCTCTGGCCGGCTGGCACGGACGAACCTCAGGTCCTCTGCGGTCAGGGCGTGGCGCCGGCAGCCGCCACGATCGGCCGGTTCCGCGACCTCGGCCTCCGCCTGGTGCCCGGGACCGGCCTGCTGCCGGCCATGGTGCCCGGCGCCTTCGACGCCTGGATGCAGCTCCTGAGAGACTACGGCACGCTCGAGCTGGAAGAGGTGCTGGCGCCCGCCATCGGCTATGCCGAGGAGGGCTTCCCCCTGGTCGCCCGCGGCGTCGAGGCGATCTGGCCGGTCGCCGGGTTGTTCGAGAAGGAATGGCCGAGCTCGGCGGCAGTCTGGCTCCCGGACGGCCGGCCGCCCCGGCCCGGCGCGCGCTTCGCGACGCCGGCGATCGCCGCGACCTACCGGCGGATCCTCGAGGAAGCCAAGCCCGGCGCGGACCGGGAGGCCCGCATTGAGGCCGCGCGCGAGGCCTTCTACCGTGGCTTCGTCGCCGAGGCCATCGACCGCTTCTATCGGGATTTCGAAGCCTCGGACTCCTCCGGCCGGCGTCACCGCGGCCTCCTGACCGGCGGCGACATGGCCGGCTGGCAGGCGCATTATGAGAGCCCGGTCTTCATCGACTACCACGGCTGCCGCGTCTACAAGACCGGCCCCTGGGGCCAGGGCCCGGTCTTCCTGCAGCAGCTCGCGCTGCTCAAGGGCTTCGACCTGGCGGCCATGGATCCCCTCGGGCCCGACTTCGCGCATACGGTGATCGAGTGCGCCAAGCTCGCCTTCGCCGACCGTGACGTCTACTACGGCGACCCGGACTTCGTGGCGGTGCCGCTCGAGACCCTGCTGTCGGAGGGCTACAACGAGGCGCGGCGCAAGGAGATTAGTACCGCGGCCGACGAGGACCTCCGTCCCGGCGATTTCCAGGACGTCAAGGCGCGGGTCGCGCGCCTGCTCGAGCTCGCCGGCAGCGAAGTGGCGGAGGGGCAGGGCGGCGGCGAGCCGACCGTGGCAGACCTCGCCGGCTTCGCGCCGGCCGACGGCGACACGGTTCATCTCGACGTGATCGACCGCCACGGCAACATGGTCTCGGCGACGCCGAGCGGCGGCTGGCTGCAGAGCGCACCGGTCGTCCCGGGCCTCGGCTTTCCGCTCGGCACGCGTGGGCAGATGTTCTGGCTGAGCGAGGAGCTGCCCTCGTCGCTGGCGCCCGGGAAGCGGCCGCGCACCACCTTGAGCCCCACCATGGTCGCGCGCGACGGCCGGCCCTGGCTTGCGATCGGCACGCCGGGCGGCGACCAGCAGGACCAGTGGAGCCTGACGGTCTTCCTGCGCCATCTGCACCACGGGCTCGACCTGCAGGCGGCGATCGACGCGCCCCAGTTCCACAGCCGCCACATGATCTCCTCGTTCCACCCGCGCGGCCGCGAGGCCAAGGTCGTGGCCGCCGAATCGCGTTTCTCCCAGGGCTGGTTCCGGACCTTGACCGAACGGGGCCACGTGCTCGCGCGCGACGAGCCCTGGTCGATCGGACGGGTCTGCGCCGCGGCGCGCGACGACGGCCTGATCAAAGCCGCCGCCAACCCCCGCTTCATGCAGGGCTACGCCGTCGGTCGGTGA
- a CDS encoding S8 family peptidase, translating to MAQIKHLDPRLRRICRTMSIPARLENDVVRGVVAGSVDNLQPEATTKSVLVTLSADEPPPSFGDHRWTKIIDRIYSAEIPLHRLEELASEESVEMVEAGRELSPSLDTSLPETRADLVRTAEGLDGAGVVVGIIDFGLDYTLDDFRNPDGSTRVDFLWDQFLTPLGAESSPANFNTGVEYRAADIDAALQAMDQGQDPFSIVRHDPGVGSHGTHVASTAAGNGRSADAAFPPEQYRGAAPGARIVFVQPNSQDADTSFTDSVRVAEAVAYIFEKADELGLPCVINMSLGQNGGSHDGESIVERAIDRFLEQPGRSFVVAAGNEHIWRGHASGNLSTGGSRVLHWKVGGRLPLPGGGVLRRGFGDFTPNEMEIWYSSRDRFRVRVRDPQGNESDWVEQGQTLLDHSSGDRVFIDSERFTVLSGDARIYVEVSPPFRGTTIDTGVWEVEIEALEAQDGRFDAWIERDVRRSINNYADQSFFLGTDFDQIMTLGTPATNRRGVSVANYDHAVLAPNDSSGRGRTRDSRAKPEVAAPGTNILAANSMGGRPDGQGGVHPMRIGMSGTSMASPHVAGIVALLLQKDPKLTAEQIRSILIASASPPVGVTPFDVAWGFGRVDALTAVNLLD from the coding sequence ATGGCACAGATCAAGCATTTGGACCCGCGCTTACGGCGCATCTGCCGGACCATGTCCATCCCGGCACGCCTAGAGAACGACGTCGTGCGCGGCGTGGTCGCCGGCTCGGTCGACAACCTGCAGCCGGAAGCAACCACCAAATCAGTGTTGGTCACCCTGTCGGCGGACGAACCTCCGCCGTCCTTCGGCGACCATCGCTGGACCAAGATCATCGACCGGATCTACTCCGCAGAGATCCCCCTGCACCGCCTGGAGGAGCTCGCCTCCGAGGAGTCGGTCGAAATGGTGGAGGCGGGCCGCGAGCTCAGCCCCTCTCTCGACACCTCCCTGCCGGAGACGCGTGCCGACCTGGTACGCACCGCCGAGGGGCTCGACGGTGCGGGCGTGGTGGTGGGAATAATCGATTTCGGCCTCGACTATACGCTCGACGACTTCCGCAATCCCGACGGCTCGACGCGTGTCGACTTCCTGTGGGACCAGTTCCTTACACCTCTGGGGGCCGAATCCTCGCCGGCCAACTTCAACACCGGCGTCGAGTATAGAGCGGCCGACATCGACGCCGCGCTGCAGGCCATGGATCAGGGGCAAGATCCCTTCTCGATCGTGCGCCACGATCCGGGCGTCGGCAGCCACGGCACCCACGTCGCCAGCACGGCGGCGGGCAATGGACGGTCGGCGGACGCCGCCTTTCCCCCCGAGCAGTACCGCGGCGCGGCGCCCGGAGCCAGGATCGTCTTCGTCCAACCCAATTCCCAGGACGCGGACACGTCCTTCACGGACTCCGTGCGTGTTGCCGAGGCCGTCGCCTACATCTTCGAGAAGGCCGACGAGCTGGGACTGCCCTGCGTCATCAACATGAGCCTCGGCCAGAACGGCGGGAGCCACGACGGCGAGAGCATCGTCGAACGTGCGATCGACCGCTTTCTCGAGCAACCCGGCCGGAGCTTCGTGGTCGCCGCCGGCAACGAGCATATCTGGCGCGGCCACGCCTCCGGCAACCTGTCTACGGGAGGCTCGAGGGTTCTGCACTGGAAAGTCGGCGGCCGGCTGCCCCTTCCCGGCGGCGGCGTCCTTCGACGTGGCTTCGGCGACTTCACGCCGAACGAGATGGAGATCTGGTACTCCTCGAGAGACCGCTTCAGGGTGCGCGTGCGCGACCCTCAGGGCAATGAGAGCGATTGGGTCGAACAAGGCCAGACCTTGCTGGACCACAGCAGCGGCGATCGTGTCTTTATCGATTCCGAGCGGTTCACGGTGCTCAGCGGTGACGCCCGCATCTATGTCGAGGTCAGCCCGCCTTTCCGGGGGACCACCATCGACACCGGCGTGTGGGAGGTCGAGATCGAGGCGCTGGAGGCGCAGGACGGTCGTTTCGATGCCTGGATCGAGCGCGACGTCCGCCGCAGCATAAACAACTACGCGGATCAATCCTTCTTCCTGGGCACCGACTTCGACCAGATCATGACCCTTGGCACGCCCGCCACCAACCGGCGCGGCGTCTCCGTCGCGAACTACGACCACGCCGTCTTGGCGCCTAACGATTCGAGTGGCCGTGGCCGGACCCGGGACAGCCGCGCGAAGCCCGAGGTCGCCGCGCCGGGAACGAACATTCTCGCCGCGAACTCCATGGGAGGGCGTCCCGACGGCCAAGGCGGCGTCCATCCCATGAGGATCGGGATGAGCGGCACCAGCATGGCTTCGCCCCACGTGGCCGGCATCGTGGCGCTCTTGCTTCAGAAGGACCCGAAGCTAACGGCGGAGCAGATTCGCTCGATCCTGATCGCCTCCGCCAGCCCACCGGTAGGCGTGACACCCTTCGACGTGGCCTGGGGCTTCGGCCGCGTCGATGCGCTTACGGCGGTCAACTTGCTCGACTGA
- a CDS encoding choline dehydrogenase → MTRETFDYIVAGAGSAGCILARRLTDSGASVLLLEAGPKDGHWTIRMPGGLRAHYKRDSRYNWHLETVPQAHLDGRALYQPRGKTLGGSSSINGMVYLRGNALDYEGWAQRGCRGWSYDQVLPYFKRLERFAPGADGYRGGEGPVGVRRQAELDPLSRAFLEAGCQAGFPATGDVNGAQQEGFCRFDMNVEGGVRASTAQAYLRGLPPDSTLTVRTGALCRRILLDKGRAVGLAYGIGGETREAFAEREVIVSAGAFGSPQLLMLSGIGPADHLRAVGIAPAVDLPGVGGNLHDHLEIHVQHRCKRPVSLNGYLKPHRMALVGLQWFLLKQGVGARNQANAGAFLRSSDSVAHPDIQFHFFAAFFDGWHVNPNLHGYRLGAGPMRPTSRGRVRLRSANPGAPLSIDPNFLATEEDRQGMRDAFALARVTLKQEAFAAFDDGEADPGRDVRSRDEIDAYVRRMAGSAYHPCGSCKMGADDDATAVVDPEGRVRGVDGLRVVDASVFPAIPSSNINCPVMMTAEKLSDSILGLPALPPAELPGREAQALGRDQS, encoded by the coding sequence ATGACGCGGGAAACCTTCGACTACATCGTGGCGGGCGCGGGCTCGGCCGGCTGCATCCTGGCCCGGCGCCTCACCGACAGCGGCGCCTCGGTTCTGCTGCTGGAAGCCGGGCCGAAGGACGGCCACTGGACCATCCGCATGCCGGGCGGCCTGCGCGCGCACTACAAGCGCGACAGCCGCTACAACTGGCACCTGGAGACGGTGCCGCAGGCGCACCTCGACGGCCGCGCGCTCTACCAGCCGCGCGGCAAGACCCTGGGCGGCTCCTCCTCGATCAACGGCATGGTCTACCTGCGCGGCAACGCGCTGGACTACGAGGGTTGGGCGCAGCGGGGCTGCCGTGGCTGGAGCTATGACCAGGTGCTGCCCTACTTCAAGCGCCTGGAGCGCTTTGCGCCCGGCGCCGACGGCTACCGCGGCGGCGAGGGCCCCGTCGGGGTCCGCCGCCAGGCCGAGCTCGATCCGCTCAGCCGGGCCTTCCTCGAGGCCGGCTGCCAGGCCGGCTTCCCGGCGACGGGCGACGTCAACGGCGCGCAGCAGGAGGGCTTCTGCCGCTTCGACATGAACGTGGAGGGCGGCGTGCGCGCTTCCACGGCCCAGGCCTACCTGCGGGGATTGCCGCCCGACTCCACCCTGACAGTCCGGACCGGCGCGCTCTGCCGGCGGATTCTGCTCGACAAGGGGCGGGCCGTCGGTCTGGCCTATGGCATCGGCGGCGAGACCCGCGAGGCCTTCGCCGAGCGCGAGGTGATCGTCAGCGCCGGCGCCTTCGGCTCGCCGCAACTCCTGATGCTTTCGGGCATCGGCCCGGCCGATCACCTGCGCGCCGTCGGCATCGCGCCGGCGGTCGACCTGCCGGGCGTCGGCGGGAACCTGCACGACCACCTGGAGATCCACGTGCAGCACCGCTGCAAGCGGCCGGTCTCGCTCAACGGCTATCTGAAGCCGCACCGCATGGCCCTGGTCGGGCTCCAGTGGTTCCTCCTGAAGCAGGGCGTGGGCGCGCGCAACCAGGCAAACGCCGGGGCCTTCCTGCGCAGCAGCGACAGCGTCGCCCACCCCGACATCCAGTTCCACTTCTTCGCCGCGTTCTTCGATGGCTGGCACGTCAACCCGAACCTCCACGGCTACCGTCTCGGCGCCGGCCCCATGCGCCCAACCAGCCGGGGTCGGGTGCGCCTGCGCTCGGCGAACCCGGGCGCGCCGCTTTCGATCGATCCGAACTTCCTGGCGACGGAGGAGGACCGCCAGGGTATGCGCGACGCCTTCGCCCTGGCGCGCGTGACCCTGAAGCAGGAAGCCTTCGCGGCCTTCGACGACGGCGAAGCCGACCCGGGCCGCGACGTGCGGTCCAGGGACGAGATCGATGCCTACGTCCGGCGCATGGCGGGCAGCGCCTATCACCCCTGCGGCAGCTGCAAGATGGGCGCGGACGACGACGCGACGGCGGTGGTCGACCCCGAGGGGCGGGTGCGCGGTGTCGACGGCCTGCGGGTGGTCGACGCCTCGGTCTTTCCCGCCATTCCCAGCAGCAACATCAACTGCCCGGTGATGATGACCGCGGAGAAGCTGTCGGATAGCATCCTTGGTCTGCCGGCCTTGCCGCCGGCCGAGCTGCCGGGACGGGAGGCCCAAGCCCTTGGTCGCGATCAATCCTGA
- a CDS encoding Zn-dependent hydrolase — protein sequence MVAINPERLLADLERLRRFGACGTGVVRRSLTPIDLEARHWLVSRLVEAGLDAGIDGLGTVFGRSKKPGPALLVGSHSDTQPTGGWLDGALGVIYGLELARALDENPATRDLALEVASWIDEEGTFVGMLGSSAFCGELPPEVPREARNAEGQSLEAALEAAGLAGRPRATLGSRPYLGYLEAHIEQGPYLEEEGRRIGVVTSIVGIRSFDIVFEGEQNHAGTTPMARRRDAARALIALAQQLNVAFAAEAGPRSVWTVGRIEVEPGAPSIVPGRAAMVFQFRDAEEDRLDALEAVARRLVAEAHAAGPIRVSIAPRHDHTRPAVMDAGLQRHIAEAAQAHAPGAWTCMPSAAGHDAQVLARHLPSAMLFIPSIGGVSHDFAEDTAPDDIVLGCRVLATAAAAILKQAC from the coding sequence TTGGTCGCGATCAATCCTGAACGTCTGCTGGCCGATCTCGAACGGCTGCGCCGCTTCGGCGCCTGCGGCACCGGGGTGGTGCGGCGCTCGCTGACGCCGATCGACCTCGAGGCGCGTCACTGGCTGGTATCGCGCCTCGTCGAGGCGGGGCTCGATGCCGGGATCGACGGGCTCGGCACGGTCTTCGGCCGCTCAAAGAAGCCGGGTCCGGCGCTGCTGGTCGGTTCGCACAGCGACACCCAGCCGACCGGCGGCTGGCTCGACGGGGCGCTCGGCGTGATCTACGGGCTCGAGCTCGCCCGCGCGCTCGACGAAAACCCGGCGACCCGGGACCTGGCGCTCGAGGTCGCCTCCTGGATCGACGAGGAGGGCACCTTCGTCGGCATGCTGGGATCGAGCGCCTTCTGCGGCGAGCTGCCGCCCGAGGTGCCGCGCGAGGCGCGCAACGCCGAGGGGCAGAGCTTGGAGGCCGCGCTCGAAGCCGCCGGTCTGGCCGGCCGGCCCCGCGCCACCCTCGGGTCGCGGCCCTATCTCGGTTACCTCGAAGCTCACATCGAGCAGGGCCCCTACCTGGAGGAAGAGGGCCGTCGGATCGGCGTGGTCACCTCGATCGTCGGCATCCGCAGCTTCGACATCGTCTTCGAGGGTGAGCAGAACCACGCCGGCACGACGCCCATGGCGCGGCGCCGGGACGCGGCGCGGGCGCTTATCGCCCTGGCCCAGCAGCTGAACGTGGCCTTCGCCGCCGAGGCGGGCCCGCGCAGCGTCTGGACCGTCGGCCGCATTGAGGTCGAGCCGGGCGCGCCCAGCATCGTGCCGGGACGCGCCGCCATGGTTTTTCAGTTTCGCGACGCCGAGGAAGACCGGCTCGACGCTCTGGAGGCGGTGGCCCGCCGGCTGGTCGCCGAGGCACATGCCGCGGGGCCGATCCGTGTCTCCATCGCGCCGCGCCACGACCATACGCGCCCGGCGGTGATGGACGCCGGGCTCCAGCGGCATATCGCCGAGGCCGCGCAGGCGCATGCGCCCGGCGCCTGGACCTGCATGCCCAGCGCCGCCGGCCACGACGCCCAGGTGCTGGCAAGGCACCTGCCGTCGGCCATGCTGTTCATTCCGAGTATCGGCGGGGTCAGCCACGATTTTGCCGAGGACACGGCGCCCGACGACATCGTGCTCGGCTGCCGGGTATTGGCGACCGCGGCAGCCGCGATTCTGAAGCAGGCTTGCTAA